A window of Geothrix edaphica genomic DNA:
GCGCCGCGCCCTCCTCTTTCAGCGTGAAGTACCAGTGCTTCCCCGAGCCCCGGAAATTCGACACCTCCCCCACCACGCACACCGCCGCGAACGGCGGCTCCAGCTTGGTCTTTACCTGCTCCAGCAGGCGCTTGACGGAGAGAGGCGCCGAGTCACTCATGGCTTGCGGAAGCGTCCCAGGCCCACCGTGAGCCCCGCGAAGACGGTGTATCGGGGCGCTCCTTGAGTCAGTCCCACATCCACGCCCGCATCCAGCACCAGCCGCTTCGACGCCTTGTAGGCTACGGCCCAGAGGTTGGAGGCGATGCGCGCATTCACCGGGGTGGCCTGGAGGGCGTAAAGTTCACCGGTGAGGGACCAGGCGTCGTTCAGGTTGCGGGTGATGGAAACGGTGCCCGCGGTCTGAGTGGCGCGGCCCCCTCCCGCATCGGGAGTGAGGCCGATCCAGGACTCCAGCAGGTTCACATCGATGTGGTAGGGCCCCGCATCCCGGCTGAACAGGAGGGTGAGAATGTCGATCGGGGCGCCGTTGCCGAGGCCCTGCGCCGACGAGGCCGTGGGGAAGGTGTGGGCCACCTGGATGGCCTGATCCATGCCGAACAGGCCATCGTGGAGGTAGCACCACTGCACGGCCAGATTGAAGTCACCCAACCCCGAGACTGCAGGCGCGCCCGCGGGTTCCAGGCGCAGGTAGCCCGGGCATGAGAGGCGAAGCTCCAGATCCTTCGCCAGACCCAATTTCAGGAGGGTGGGCGTTCCAAAGCTGGGGCCGTCGTCGCGGAGGGTGCTCCGCTGGAGACCCCATTCCAGCTCTGCGACGCCCGGCTGTGTGGTGAGGGCCGGATTGGCAAAGGTCGGCCGGTTGGGGTTCACCTCGATGGGTGGTTCCTCCGCCCGCAGAAAGCCGGAGAACATGAGGCAGAAGGCCAATGGGATGCGCATGGCCATTCAGGCTAGCGGATCTGGGTCCGGCCGGGGCCATGGGCCCGGGGGTTTTTGATGGCCTCGGTTGATCTACCTCGTAATACAATGGCGAACCATTCCATCCTTCCCATCGAGGTGGTTCCCATGCCTGGACGCGCCCTTCTCCTCCGCTGCCTGGTCCTCGCGTACGCCTGCACTGGCGTGGCGCAGGCCCAGACGAAACTGCTGCGCTTCCCGGACATCCACGGGGACAAGGTGGTCTTCACCTACGGGGGCGACCTGTGGACCGCCGCCAGCACGGGCGGTTCGGCCACGCGGCTGACGGCCCATCCGGGCCTGGAGCTGTTTGCGAAGTTCAGCCCCGACGGCAAGTGGATCGCCTTCACGGGCCAGTACGATGGTGATGAGCAGGTCTACGTGATGCCCAGCGAAGGCGGCATCCCCCGCCAGCTCACCTTTGATCCCGCCGCGGGCCCCATGCCGCCCCGGGGCGGTTACGACCACCAGGTGGTGGGCTGGACGCCGGATGGCTCCAGCGTGCTGTTCCGCGCCGGCAGCGACGCCGACGGCGTGCTGAGCCGCACGGCCCTCTACACCGTGAGCCTGAAGGGCGGCCTGCCGGCGAAGCTGCCCATGCCCACCGCGGGGCCCGGCACCTTCTCGCCCGACGGCAAGCGCA
This region includes:
- a CDS encoding transporter produces the protein MRIPLAFCLMFSGFLRAEEPPIEVNPNRPTFANPALTTQPGVAELEWGLQRSTLRDDGPSFGTPTLLKLGLAKDLELRLSCPGYLRLEPAGAPAVSGLGDFNLAVQWCYLHDGLFGMDQAIQVAHTFPTASSAQGLGNGAPIDILTLLFSRDAGPYHIDVNLLESWIGLTPDAGGGRATQTAGTVSITRNLNDAWSLTGELYALQATPVNARIASNLWAVAYKASKRLVLDAGVDVGLTQGAPRYTVFAGLTVGLGRFRKP